CGAGTATCATCAGCATCTTGCACAGTGGACGGTGAAATTACCGGGCAAATTGGCACCGGCTTTCTGGTGCTGCTGGGTATTGAAGATGCCGATACCACCGAAGACCTGCAGTGGCTGGCACAAAAAATAACCGGCATGCGCGTTTTTAGCGACGAGGCCGGCCTGATGAACAAAAGCCTGGCCGACGTTGATGGCGACATCCTGCTTATCTCTCAGTTCACCCTGTTTGCCCAAACCAAAAAAGGCAACCGTCCCTCCTTTATCCGTGCCG
This region of Mucilaginibacter yixingensis genomic DNA includes:
- the dtd gene encoding D-aminoacyl-tRNA deacylase, translated to MRAILQRVSSASCTVDGEITGQIGTGFLVLLGIEDADTTEDLQWLAQKITGMRVFSDEAGLMNKSLADVDGDILLISQFTLFAQTKKGNRPSFIRAARPDKAIPLYEQMKDALHLLTGKKIATGIFGADMKIALVNDGPVTISIDTKNKE